One Mugil cephalus isolate CIBA_MC_2020 chromosome 17, CIBA_Mcephalus_1.1, whole genome shotgun sequence genomic window, CTTAACTAGGTTACCGTTAGAGCATAGACTTTCAACAAGgaactgcaggggggtcgcaaaactTTAGTcaatttgacttttttcatatatatatattaattttctgGCATGGCCACCCAACTGTTgcacaagtttaaaataaaaaattaatatttgtacctgtgtattatttgaaaagctcagtattgaatgcaaaatactactactactactactactactactactactaataataataatgtataaacaGCGCTAaaccgagtttaatatagaacacatatattaaTCTCTAgagcataggttttcaacagggggtccgtgacacctagggggtccgcaaaggcactgcaggggggttgcaaaatctttggttgattagacattttttatacttttttttttttttttttaaattttaccacacaaatttaaatttctttaaatacacattaacataaatccagtatattttagtaaagggataattaATAtcaatactgaatgcaaaatgataataataatgtatatttatcaatagcactagtttaatatagaacacatataatctctccatcagtttgggggtccttggtttTCCAAGAGTCGGATAGCAACtggctagcttagcataatgtTAAGAGGGAAAACAGTGTCCAATGGAAATTAAATctctaattaattaaatgttacagTTGTCTGCTTAACCCGCAATTTGAACAAAATATGAGCAGAAaatcccacaatgcattgcatcAACATTACACCTCATTTCATTGCTCACAGTTTAGCATCCGCTACAATGAGTTACTGTAGCTTTAAATCTACAAAACACCAGCTAGTATCCAAAAATCTGCCTCGTATGATCTGAGCAGAGGATTTTGCCGCTGCGcagttttgtcatttaaatttggAGGAATTTGGGTTGCTTCAGTGGCCACAGGCTCTGCTCCTGTTGCACGATTGATGCTCccagagatgagaggagattcTTTTGGCTTATTAGAGgcggtttttaaaaaaaaagaaaaaaaaagaaaagttaagtTCCTCCAAGCTTTTacttctcctcccccttccaTCCCGTACCCTACGCAGCTCGTCCTGCCGAGGCTTTTTTGCGGCGCTATTTCGTAAACCTGTTCTGTCCTATTTCCATTGCTCTCCCATGACACCTGAAAGCCATTCATCATCTTCACCGTTTCATCCGACAGCAGCCCTACTTCACTTACCACTCTTCTGGCCCACTTTCAAAGGCCTTCTGTGCTGTTCAAAGACAGGACACTTTCTTAATAGGATCATCCATGcatctgttcctcctcttttttctttttcaacccGGGGATGTTTAAATACGCACAAAAACCGTACAATATAgatggcatgaaaaaaaaaatcttcttgtGCACTCTTCTGTCTCAgagtctaaataaataaaacggcaTTCAAAGTGTGTTCCCAGCATAAAAGGCAATATTATTTGGAACCATGAAAAACGCAGATATTCACTTTGTCCGGTTGCGCTGGCCCACTCCTCTGCTGGCTACAGCCCAGCCTGGCCATGGTTGAGTAGAAAGAGGTTTATTTATAGTCGAGCTAAAAACCTACTTTGAGACTTACTGTATTTTTCAGGCTAGGATGCATTAGATTAATCTTTAATGTTCCTATACAATGCAACCTTCgtatactttttactttttactgaaAAAATGCTCTTTCTCTTAGCATGAATCTAACCACAGAGCTGttttgaaaatgataaaattgACGTGAACggcaattttgttttgtttttttgtttttttctttctaatcaGGTTGTGAACCAATCCCCCTGCGCTACCTGGAGTGGAGCAATCCAGAGTCCATTATCCAGGTTGTCTTCTCCTGCGTAGGCATCTTGGTGACGTCGTTTGTTGCCTTCATCTTTGTCCTGTACCGTGACACTCCGGTGGTCAAGTCCTCCAGTCGGGAGCTCTGTTACATCATCCTCGCAGGGATCTTCCTTGGCTACCTGTGCCCTTTCACCCTCATCGCCCGCCCTACCGTGGCCTCCTGCTACCTCCAGAGACTCCTTGTCGGACTCTCGGCCGCCATGTGCTACTCGGCCCTGGTGACCAAAACCAATCGCATCGCGCGCATCCTGGCGGGCAGCAAGAAGAAGATTTGCACCAGGAAGCCGAGGTTCATGAGCGCCTGGGCTCAAGTGGTCATCGCCTCCATCCTGATCAGCGTGCAGCTCACCTTGGAGGTAACCCTCATCATCATGGAGCCGCCTGAGCCCGTCAAATCCTACCCCAGCATCAGGGAAGTCTTCCTCATCTGCAACACCAGCAACCTCGGTGTCGTGGCCCCACTGGGCTACAACGGCCTGCTCATCATGAGCTGCACCTATTACGCCTTCAAGACCCGCAACGTCCCCGCAAATTTCAACGAAGCCAAATACATCGCCTTCACCATGTACACCACGTGCATAATCTGGCTGGCGTTTGTGCCGATCTACTTCGGCAGCAACTACAAGATCATCACCACGTCGTTCTCCGTGAGCCTCAGTGTGACTGTAGCTCTGGGGTGCATGTTCACCCCGAAGATGTACATCATCATCGCCAAACCTGAGCGGAACGTGCGCAGCGCCTTCACCACCTCTGACGCCGTGCGCATGCACGTCGGCGACGGGAAAATCGCCTGCCGGAGCAACAGCCTGCTCAACATGttcaagaggaagaagaacacgGGAAACGGCAGGTAGGTTCTTTAATTGAGTCTGCGAGTCCTGCTCCTGAGGCACCTCAGGGATGCTGGTTTTACAGTAATTCCCTCTCAGAGGGAACCTGATGTCTTACTGTATTTACCTTCGTAGGAACACCTGTTGTAAAGTGTGACGGATGTAGGTCAGTACTCAATTCACTCAGCCATTTTTAACCTTTGATCTGTTGGCTAAATTGAAACAAGCATCTCTGTGTGCTAAGGGATGGCACGTGAGGTCACGAATACAGAACGCAGGGTTTCTTCAGGTCTCACCGGACGGAAAAACAgccattaatttaattttaggcTTTTGATGCATGGCGAGGCGGAAACTGCATTTAGTTCTATCTTAAAACCTGCAGATACCCTGAAATATTACTTAagtgcaacctttttttttggtccttatatatatatatatatatatatatctttttttttacatgaaccagaaatgctgtttttgtttccacctTTCTGGGTTCCTGTGAAGTAACAGCcatctttattttgttcatAGTTCTAATGGAAAGTCTGTGTCATGGTCTGAACCAGGTGCAAGACATCCTCCAAAAGGGGATCACATGTGGCACAGACTGTCAGTGCATGTGAAGAGACAGGAAGCAGGTTCGAATCAGATGGCTGTCATCAAACCCTTAACTAATACCTACCAAAACACAGCCCTGGAGTTCTCAGACCTAAGCACTAAGACTTTGTACAATGTGGCTGAGGAGGACGAGAGCGAACCTGTCAGATACAACGCCCCTGCCACTCCCCCCATGATGGCCCATGGACAAATGCCTTCCTGTGGGCTCATAAAGGATGTGAGTGAGGAAGTGGAGCTCTATTCCCCCCAGCCTCTGCAGCAAAACAGCATTATGCCCCAATGTGTCATCATGGaccacctggaggaggaggaggaggaggtggtggtgaacAAGTTCAACAGTGACATCCCTGAGCTCAGTGATATGATTAGCATGCCTGAGTCTGTGAGCGGTGGCATGCCAGTGTACCACCAGGCTCACCTCATCCAGCACGAACCGATCTTGCCCGCGCACTTTGACCCATTCGACGAGGAGCCCACCTCCCctttagaggaggaggacgagatgGAGAACGAGCGGTTTGGCCTTCTCCACGGCTACATGTACAACAACGCCCAGATTCACGACGAGGAGGACTTGGTTGAGGTCAAGTTAGCAGTGGGGGACTCCGTGGCTCTGAtgcctccctcccccttccgcGATTGCTCCGGTCCTCCCGAGCGCCCATTTCCCAACTCGCCAGTGTCCGAGTCAATCTTGTGCACGCCTCCAAATGTGACATACGCCTCTGTCATCCTCAGAGACTACAAACAAAGCTCCTCAACTCTGTGAGGGCACACTCGAAATACTCCCAGCTATACAATATTTTCAAGTTTCTAGTGACTTGAGATGTATGTGACGATCTATAAGGAAAAAACTCATGTCTGTGGTCTTACAAGTCATTTTCACTTAAAAGCTTTTCCATGATAAGGGtcagcaaacattttaaaattgaaatgttGTATGCAGTAGTGAAAACTTCTCCTATTACAAACAAACTGTATATTTCTAACATAAGCTTTTAAGATAAACAATATTCAGTTCATATGAGAAAACATAATTAAGATGGTCGATGTGTGTACATTTACAATTTAACATCATAAATATAGATTTATTTAATAACTATAGGTGAAAAGTTTTTAAACATCTTAAAGGTGATTATAGTTTCTgtttaatgcaaaacaatacACTTTGACAATATGTTAAGAAGACGTGTTTTGTGGTACACATTGTGCGTTCTGTAATATATCAGGGAGAGGAAGATGTTTAAAGAAagagtttgattttttttagaggaaATGATCTTTTATGCTTTCATAAATCACCATTAGACAATGAGGCAACgctttaaatataaagcaaCATCTAGCATACATTAATTTAGCAACAGACTAGAAACAGGGGAGAACAGGTAATTTGGCTGTATCTTAATGTGTCGAACCACAAAtggttgtttttacacttttgatactctagcttagcataaagactagaATCAGGGTGGAAGGCTTGCTTGgtattaaaacacaatttgtagtttttacacGTTCTCAtattttagcttagcataaccaATTGCCACCAAtagaagcagagaaaaacagctAAACTAAAACAGATACctaaatgttaaaagaaaacacatatgttagcttagcataaagactagaATCAGAAGAGAACTGGTTTTATCTAAATGCCACCaaacacaaattattattttaacgcTTTCAttcattagcttagcataaaggctTGAAGCAGCGGGAGAACAGCTAGTCTGGTTTAATCTAAATGCGATAATGTTAGCAGACGTAGATAGTTTAGCATACAGACTAGTAGAAGGCTAGAACAGCTAGCCTGGCTGTGATAAACCACTGTAGTTGTCTTAGACATGAGAGTTTTCCCCtgttttatgctaagctaagctaagctagcttcCGAATGTAGCATCGTCTGATATCCCTAAATCTCAAACTCTTCCTTTATGCTTGGAGTACAGgataaacattttgtgtaatgTTAACAGGACTgcttgttggaaaaaaaaattatctgtGAATTTCTGACTGATACAAACAAAGTATCACGAATGTAGCAGAGGACAGGTTCAAGTGCCACGTTCTCATTCAGACTTTTCTTTTATACGTTTATCTTATTTCTAAGGTGTTGAAATGCAAGTTAAGTTTCAAAATTTGTATCTTTTGTAATTAGACATCTGATTTCATAACGTGTAAGATCAATGACATACATACGTTTTGTGAATGTATGACTTGTGAATCATATTTTGGTATCCAGATAATATCTATACAAATTACAGTATTAGCGAGAGAACTCATTAactgtatgtgttgtgtgtgattgGTTGCGTACGCCAATCAGTTTCCTCAATATTGACTTTTAACAGCCAATCGAAATCGTACAATGTGATAAAGTGCTACTGTTACCGTAATATTCTGAATAAGCTATTCGCAGcctgatatacagtatatagagcAGTATAAATTAAGTCTGCAATTTTAAAGACTATTTATTGTAGACAAGCATTTGAGGGACACTTGCTTGTTTGgagtaaattaaatattttttatgctttCGTGTCCTGTTTTTCTTGGTGGAATATTATAATATTCACCGGGTCACTGGAACATTTCCGGTGACCTGTGTTGTTCAGTAGATAACTGCTTCAAATCAAAGGTCAAAGATTTATGACTTCAAAACAGGAACAGTGATTGAAAGGAGTGACACAGCGAATGGAGTAGTGTTTACACTTGGATATTTctgcatttgaaaagaaaaatatatatatattttaactgtcAGCTGGCTGACCACAACATGGAAAGAAGTTCAGCGACCTCATCTAGAGAGAAGTTGTTTAAGGTTTTAGTCATTGGGAATTTAGGCGCTGGGAAAAGCAGCATTATCCGGCGTTATGTTAAAAAATGCTTCAACGAACAGTACAAGGGATCTATCGGAGTTGACTTTGCCTTGAAAACAGTCGAATGGGATGCCAAGACGGTGGTGAGACTGCAGCTTTGGGATATTGCAGGTAAGCGTTCTAATTCTAACAGTAGTGTTGAAATAGTATTTAGATACATACAAGATACATATACAGATACACCAATATAGAAATGAAAATTTTAAGTGAAAACAGCATAAAATCTGTtatgacatgaaaacaaatgctaaaGCAAATGCAGCACGTACACCATggctacactgtaaaacattttaggTCAGTAAAACAAAAGTCCACCAACTGCCTTAAACCCTCCTCTGGTGTTTGTTGCTTGGCGCTTATTTCAGTGTTCACGGTCACATTTGACCTACATATTTTAATTGCTTTCATATTAACACAAACACCATttatcacttttaattttttttgttgaagacCATGAGTAAGCAATAAAAAGaacagacactgaaaacatatagcatatatacatatataacatatattataatattaacgTATTAATATAATGTCAAATTAACTCACAGTTCCACACCATGTCAACTCACATTATCAAGTTACGATCAGTTTAACTAAATTTATATTGGCAGCCATTTTAAGTTGAGAGCACTAAGGTTTTTGTTTCAACTTCTCATCTAGACGACTAATGGCAAGTTGTAGAGTTTACATAAGTTTCACACAGATTCAATTTACCTTTCCAGAAATCTGCCAGAAATGGTTTCTAAATCCACCCATCCATTACGCTTATGGTGCCAATATTTTTGGCATAATCCTCTTTTTGTAGAGCCTTGTTTGAACGGTATCTCCATATTATAGTAACAGTTCTATGTAATTAAATGCTGAAATTATGACAGCCTCCATATATATGAccataaaaagaagaaaaatgtaaaaacgtATGATGATGCAGTAATAAAACCAACCTATTCTACAATATCTCGATACGATATCTCCCTggtgccattttttaaaaaacatataaatacatttatttcattgaaACTGAAGCTAAGTTTTGGATCATGTAGATTGGATTTAACCAAGATGTATTTCATTCCCCATTACTAAATTAATTTTCTCAGGAAGACAAGTATTAAAACTTGACCATTAATTTGATAGGAAACATTTCCTCTGTAAGGAACCATTCGTGGCGTACGTCACGATGACGTAACTGCGCTAGCTGGAGGCGAACAGTCAAAAACACTAATTTGAAGGTCAGATTATTTTGTAATGCATcgtcagtttcagcctggataacgttatgggttagactaaagtgtgactgaaataatgttaagttaatcattagatgggggattcttgttacatgttaatgctaatgctaaccgcgagctaacgcgACGTTAGTTGTATGCTTCAGCGGTGTCCAAacagaagttgtatttactacgttaccctccacactGGTTCCACTTAcgtcttgtaatatctttgttggagaggcttaaCTTCAttaagacagaccagactttgtcccctctgcgtcctcatatggtcAAATTGCCCATCCAGTAGACGAGAGGGTAgaggtcggtgaatgtagtcccatcagtcaaagtcaactttttaaaatgagtgtTAATCTCCCTGATTAAGtaagtgagtgtattaatatattctctaaaatatgcttttttcctcatccactcttgccaaaacagtcgaAATATGGTTGAAATATGGTAACCGCTGTTTACAGCTGATAATGTTTGCGAtgtttgcctccagttaagccccgccccacAAAAAAACTGTATGGAGTGCTGTGTGTTAATTTTGGTTTGTTACAGGTTCAGTAGTAATTCACCATGGGTGCAAAATACTGTAGCCTATAATGTCATATAAGTAAAGCATTGCTATAATTAGCCGCCACATGTACTGCTAGcaacctttttttcctttctcatcTTCTACATCAAGGCTCTCTAGCTTCCAGGTTTGTAGTGAGGTGGCCCCGGTCTGCAAACATGacctttaagttttaataaatcGTCCTAAATATAATTATTGAATATGTTGTCTCAGATCTAATTGCAATCCTAACCCGTGTCCATGGAAACATCGGCAGCAACTTCGTTTCAGAAGATTGCCGCTGGTCCAATTCAAATCTTAAATCTCCAAGCAAATAGGTTATCTGTACAAATCGAATTCACTTTAATGTTCAGATTTGAGTGCAAGCTGTGGGAAAGGATTAATTACACAAATGTATCTTCTCTTCCCTTAAGGTCAAGAGACGTATAAGAgtttgtccagggtgtactacAAATGCGCTATGGGTGCAGTTGTCGTCTTTGACATTACAGAAAGCTCAAGCTTGGAGGGGGCACTTGAGTGGAAGCGGGACTTAGATAGTAAAGTCTGTCTCAACAGTGGACGTCCAATCCCTGCCATCCTGCTGGCCAACAAATGTGACCTGAAGGAGAGGGACAAAGACCTGGTGTCCTCTCTGGACAGCTTTTGCAAAGACAACAACTTCCTGGCCTGGTTTGAGACCTCTGCAAAGGTTTGTCTTATAGGGTTTTTGCACTAATAGAGAACATTTCTGAGCACCAGTGTTGGTGGTTTAgttctatgttttttttctttcagtcaatTAAATATTGATTGGCTGAATGACTCTGTTCCACTGACAGTTTGTTTGATGGTTTTTGCATTTGATGAATTTTATATAGCCCCATTCTGCCTGAGTAAAGCCATCAGTGGCTCTTGTGGCTCACAGCTAGACTTTTATGTTATGCATGCGCTACTGTATAGGTAAACTTTAACACCGTAACTGTATAACCCCCTCGTAAAAACGTGTTCAAATATTAACCAGCTGAGTTTTAAAGCACAGAGCAGAACACTTAACCCCGACTGGAGCGTCCACATCGTTCTAAATCgtatccctccctccctccctgccatTTATAGGACAATATCAATATTGATGAGGCAGGTGCCTTTCTTGTCAAACAAATGATGCTGTGCGACACCAGCCCGTCCGATGAAGAGGACCACCGGGACCGGATCAAAGTGAGCCACACTCCCGAGCAGAGTGAGAGCCAGTCGGCGTGCTGTTGAAGACCGATGTTCTGAGGCAAAGAGCCAAGCTGccgaagctgctgctgctgctgcaggttaaACAGACCTGATTGTGATACCCACTGCAGAGACGCTATTCGAGAGACCCAATGAGCCTGTTTTACATCTACTCAGTAATGTTATATTCATATTTCCGCCTTGCAAGTTTTCTCACTAATGTGTGGACTGTGCGGGCTGCCTCATAAACACCTCTGTGGAGACAATTGAGCTCATTCCTCTGATAAACCACAGATACAGCCGAGATAATAAACAGATCAGCATGACACACATCCTGCTGGGAAAAGTCTGCGACACTCCCCGCGTAACTGAGACGTGCAAGTGATTGGCCTGCTATACTGAAAAGCCAGAAACTGTGAAACAGTTCATTAAATctaacaaacacaaagaaggagtaatatatatttttatatatacatatatatagatataaatatttttcttacTAAATGAGAACCCATTCCAGCATTGAGTGCTACTTGCCTGTTATGCAACCCATGCATATAATTTTCTGTTAATCACTTCACAGAGAGATGAGCTAAGACATGAGCGTCGCAGCTCCGATTGATTTGGCCAACAAGTAGAGGAACGATATCAGCATGACCTGATTTtttgtggagagaaaaaaaaaattgtgaaaatgCCCAAGGAGGACTGAGCGTGCTATACTGGGAGCAGAGCACTTTCACTGTCGCTAGTTGCTAATAGTCAGTAACACACTGTAGAAGGCATAACATTCAGATTTGTTTGTAAAGTCGAGACTGCATGTGCAAGGTAATGTAGTGTGAGACTATTAAATTGCATTTATTGTAGCTGTTACCTATagtttactgaaataaaaacctttctCCAACCACCTTCTCAAATATCAAattctaatttttttcttaatcatgTTAATGGTTATTTTGTTTAGTGTGTCGGTTTGAATAAATCTGAAGGTATAACGAACGCACTATAGATTTAAATGAATCATTGTTGTCCTGATTGCAAAGTGGTGTTCTTCATGCACACAATGTGAAATTGACAGTCCAGAATTTtgcttcacagacatatttggAGAGAACGAAGAGAATGGAACCTTGTCCTTTACGCTCACTGACATGTCGTGCACTGCTCGGGTTATTTTTGTACACCAATCTGTTCTTTGCTGTCCtgtagttttactttttctgtgtCCTTGCTGTGCAACAAGGGAACTGTTCTACATCCAGCCGCCGGGTACCTGTGCTCAGTAGCTTTGTCCGAATTCAGGCTCTCTCCAGGTGtaaagtgatttttattttaaccttggGATGATCTGCATGTGAAACCTGCATAACGCAGTGTTAAGCCTGCAGCATTTTAGCAAAATTACCCAAAGAATTCTCCGTGAAAATCTTCTAAACTTACGAAAACCCAAATGTCACCAGTCTACTTGCTGATCGGGGGAGTCACAGCATAAAAGCCAGAAAGGTAATTTACGTCATGTGGCAACTGTGCCCGagggaaagaaacaaaataagtaACACACAACTTCTAATTATGGATATATGTCCCAGATACCAGAGACCTAAATTCAGGAGTCAAACATGGAGGCTGGCCCCGATACTTTCTCACATCGGCCACAAAAGTGCAGCTTCGTGCCGTGTTGTTTTATAAATATGACAGCCTTAATGGGCGTCGCGCTCTCTGCAACAGATCCCATCACTTGTGCATTATTGATGTGGCCCCGCTTTATCCAGCCCTCCAGTGAGCATTTGCTCCGGCAGCTTCGTTCATATATTCATGACTGCATGAAAATTTCAATTTGGACAACTTGTAAAAAGGTTGATAATGGGTAAAGATGTGTACACGACCCGGCTGTGACACTGTCAGTCTCTTACTGTGCTTTAAGAGACCTATTTTCAGACGTCTATGCGATCACAGATGTATTACGTATGCTAAGCAGGATCTTTAATGCACACGAGTCCCACTTGCATTTGAAATAGTGAATcttgaacaacaacaaaagaaaaagtgtcaGAATATGACTCAATCTAATTCCTAAAATCAGATTCCATCCTGGGGAAACAGCCGGGATCAGGGAGCCATATGCTGCTATCCATGGTGCTGAGTTTTGGCTGTAAGGAGAGCATTGAGACCTGACAAAATACCGTCAGACTGCAGGATGATAGAGTGTTGGTAGACTGCGCCATCTATTGATCGAAACGTGCAAGCACAAGGACGGTTACgtgtggggaaaaaacagcCTTGGAAAACACTTAGTGAAGACTACATGTGAAgagaatattataaaaatagCATCCACTGTCTTCACATACAAggatttttaatgttgttttgaaCATGTGGTTAAATCACTGAAGTGTAGTGTCAAAAGTATCATTCATATCCTTTTGTTCAACTACTTTGGTTTCCACTTttatgcaaacattttcatctGAAAAGTAACTACAAACTATTAGGTGtgtgtgcaaaaaataaaaggaatataCTTGCTTTCTTTAACGTGGTAGAGCAAACTGAAGCACCGGATGGATacagtaaagtaaaagtacttgtaaagtaaatgtgttgtttttgaaaatatataGTAAAACCCCCAAAAAATTATCAgagtttttgatttaaaaagataattttCAGGAAGATTTATGCAACTCTTAATAAGAAATACACTTTAttcattcaattttattttcttaaggcCTTAAAAACACCATGAGGCATTAACCACATGACCTCCTGTCTCTCATCAATCTTATGCAGGCTATTAATTAAGAGGAGCTACT contains:
- the grm1b gene encoding metabotropic glutamate receptor 1b isoform X1; amino-acid sequence: MSNMISLTAISILYLPVLLFEAFVLSKGKYERSPVPSSASRLVARMDGDIIIGALFSVHHQPSAEKVAERKCGEVREQYGIQRVEAMFHALDRINSDPNLLPNITLGCEIRDSCWHSSVALEQSIEFIRDSLISIRDESDGSKWCIEGVPSSQPPPTKKPIAGVIGPGSSSVAIQVQNLLQLFNIPQIAYSATSIDLSDKTLFKYFLRVVPSDTLQARALLDIVKRYNWTYVSAVHTEGNYGESGMEVFKELASQDGLCIAHSDKIYSNAGEKHFDRLLRKLRERLPKARVVVCFCEGMTVRGLLMAMRRLGVAGEFLLIGSDGWADRVEVVEGYEQEAVGGLTVKLQSEEVSSFDDYFLKLRLSTNTRNPWFPEFWQYRFQCRLPGHPQENMNYARNCSEDDDLELQDGYENLEDNYVQDSKMGFVINAIYAMAHGLQDMHTHLCPGHVGLCDHMKPVDGSHLLEFLLKTTFTGVSGEDIWFDENGDSPGRYEIMNFQRVESGLYDYINIGSWHEGLLSLDDEMIQMNRSDMVRSVCSEPCSKGEIKVIRKGEVSCCWICTACKDNEYVQDEFTCKACELGWWPDEELEGCEPIPLRYLEWSNPESIIQVVFSCVGILVTSFVAFIFVLYRDTPVVKSSSRELCYIILAGIFLGYLCPFTLIARPTVASCYLQRLLVGLSAAMCYSALVTKTNRIARILAGSKKKICTRKPRFMSAWAQVVIASILISVQLTLEVTLIIMEPPEPVKSYPSIREVFLICNTSNLGVVAPLGYNGLLIMSCTYYAFKTRNVPANFNEAKYIAFTMYTTCIIWLAFVPIYFGSNYKIITTSFSVSLSVTVALGCMFTPKMYIIIAKPERNVRSAFTTSDAVRMHVGDGKIACRSNSLLNMFKRKKNTGNGSSNGKSVSWSEPGARHPPKGDHMWHRLSVHVKRQEAGSNQMAVIKPLTNTYQNTALEFSDLSTKTLYNVAEEDESEPVRYNAPATPPMMAHGQMPSCGLIKDVSEEVELYSPQPLQQNSIMPQCVIMDHLEEEEEEVVVNKFNSDIPELSDMISMPESVSGGMPVYHQAHLIQHEPILPAHFDPFDEEPTSPLEEEDEMENERFGLLHGYMYNNAQIHDEEDLVEVKLAVGDSVALMPPSPFRDCSGPPERPFPNSPVSESILCTPPNVTYASVILRDYKQSSSTL
- the grm1b gene encoding metabotropic glutamate receptor 1b isoform X2, with product MSNMISLTAISILYLPVLLFEAFVLSKGKYERSPVPSSASRLVARMDGDIIIGALFSVHHQPSAEKVAERKCGEVREQYGIQRVEAMFHALDRINSDPNLLPNITLGCEIRDSCWHSSVALEQSIEFIRDSLISIRDESDGSKWCIEGVPSSQPPPTKKPIAGVIGPGSSSVAIQVQNLLQLFNIPQIAYSATSIDLSDKTLFKYFLRVVPSDTLQARALLDIVKRYNWTYVSAVHTEGNYGESGMEVFKELASQDGLCIAHSDKIYSNAGEKHFDRLLRKLRERLPKARVVVCFCEGMTVRGLLMAMRRLGVAGEFLLIGSDGWADRVEVVEGYEQEAVGGLTVKLQSEEVSSFDDYFLKLRLSTNTRNPWFPEFWQYRFQCRLPGHPQENMNYARNCSEDDDLGYENLEDNYVQDSKMGFVINAIYAMAHGLQDMHTHLCPGHVGLCDHMKPVDGSHLLEFLLKTTFTGVSGEDIWFDENGDSPGRYEIMNFQRVESGLYDYINIGSWHEGLLSLDDEMIQMNRSDMVRSVCSEPCSKGEIKVIRKGEVSCCWICTACKDNEYVQDEFTCKACELGWWPDEELEGCEPIPLRYLEWSNPESIIQVVFSCVGILVTSFVAFIFVLYRDTPVVKSSSRELCYIILAGIFLGYLCPFTLIARPTVASCYLQRLLVGLSAAMCYSALVTKTNRIARILAGSKKKICTRKPRFMSAWAQVVIASILISVQLTLEVTLIIMEPPEPVKSYPSIREVFLICNTSNLGVVAPLGYNGLLIMSCTYYAFKTRNVPANFNEAKYIAFTMYTTCIIWLAFVPIYFGSNYKIITTSFSVSLSVTVALGCMFTPKMYIIIAKPERNVRSAFTTSDAVRMHVGDGKIACRSNSLLNMFKRKKNTGNGSSNGKSVSWSEPGARHPPKGDHMWHRLSVHVKRQEAGSNQMAVIKPLTNTYQNTALEFSDLSTKTLYNVAEEDESEPVRYNAPATPPMMAHGQMPSCGLIKDVSEEVELYSPQPLQQNSIMPQCVIMDHLEEEEEEVVVNKFNSDIPELSDMISMPESVSGGMPVYHQAHLIQHEPILPAHFDPFDEEPTSPLEEEDEMENERFGLLHGYMYNNAQIHDEEDLVEVKLAVGDSVALMPPSPFRDCSGPPERPFPNSPVSESILCTPPNVTYASVILRDYKQSSSTL
- the grm1b gene encoding metabotropic glutamate receptor 1b isoform X3; its protein translation is MSNMISLTAISILYLPVLLFEAFVLSKGKYERSPVPSSASRLVARMDGDIIIGALFSVHHQPSAEKVAERKCGEVREQYGIQRVEAMFHALDRINSDPNLLPNITLGCEIRDSCWHSSVALEQSIEFIRDSLISIRDESDGSKWCIEGVPSSQPPPTKKPIAGVIGPGSSSVAIQVQNLLQLFNIPQIAYSATSIDLSDKTLFKYFLRVVPSDTLQARALLDIVKRYNWTYVSAVHTEGNYGESGMEVFKELASQDGLCIAHSDKIYSNAGEKHFDRLLRKLRERLPKARVVVCFCEGMTVRGLLMAMRRLGVAGEFLLIGSDGWADRVEVVEGYEQEAVGGLTVKLQSEEVSSFDDYFLKLRLSTNTRNPWFPEFWQYRFQCRLPGHPQENMNYARNCSGYENLEDNYVQDSKMGFVINAIYAMAHGLQDMHTHLCPGHVGLCDHMKPVDGSHLLEFLLKTTFTGVSGEDIWFDENGDSPGRYEIMNFQRVESGLYDYINIGSWHEGLLSLDDEMIQMNRSDMVRSVCSEPCSKGEIKVIRKGEVSCCWICTACKDNEYVQDEFTCKACELGWWPDEELEGCEPIPLRYLEWSNPESIIQVVFSCVGILVTSFVAFIFVLYRDTPVVKSSSRELCYIILAGIFLGYLCPFTLIARPTVASCYLQRLLVGLSAAMCYSALVTKTNRIARILAGSKKKICTRKPRFMSAWAQVVIASILISVQLTLEVTLIIMEPPEPVKSYPSIREVFLICNTSNLGVVAPLGYNGLLIMSCTYYAFKTRNVPANFNEAKYIAFTMYTTCIIWLAFVPIYFGSNYKIITTSFSVSLSVTVALGCMFTPKMYIIIAKPERNVRSAFTTSDAVRMHVGDGKIACRSNSLLNMFKRKKNTGNGSSNGKSVSWSEPGARHPPKGDHMWHRLSVHVKRQEAGSNQMAVIKPLTNTYQNTALEFSDLSTKTLYNVAEEDESEPVRYNAPATPPMMAHGQMPSCGLIKDVSEEVELYSPQPLQQNSIMPQCVIMDHLEEEEEEVVVNKFNSDIPELSDMISMPESVSGGMPVYHQAHLIQHEPILPAHFDPFDEEPTSPLEEEDEMENERFGLLHGYMYNNAQIHDEEDLVEVKLAVGDSVALMPPSPFRDCSGPPERPFPNSPVSESILCTPPNVTYASVILRDYKQSSSTL